In the genome of uncultured Pseudomonas sp., the window CTTCCCCCACATCGGCAAACTGGCTGCCGAGCAGATCGACACTGCGTATATTCTCAAGGTTCTGCAGCCCATCTGGACCACCAAAACCCGGACAGCTGACGAGGTACGCGGACAGATCGAACAAATTCTGGACGCAGCAAAAGCGCGCGGACTTCGTGACGGAGAAAACCCAGCACGGTGGCGTGGCCACCTGGACAACTTACTCAGTCGGGCGGAAAAGAAAAAAGCTCGAAAGCGCGAGCACTTTCCCGCAATGCCGTGGCAAGACGTACCAAAGCTAATGCATCAATTGAAAGCGAACATGACAGCGCCATCTCTTGCCGCACAATTGCTGATCATGACCGCCGCGCGCGCGCACATGGTGCGATTCGCTCGCTGGGATGAGTTTGATTTTGAAGCTCGTACGTGGTCACTTCCCGAAGAGCGAATGAAAATGCGCGTCGCCTTCGTCATACCACTTGCTAACCAGGTAATTGATTGCCTGCGAGATATTCCACGTATTGAAGGCAGTCCATTCTTATTCCCTGGCCAAGGTAAAAGCGGTTTAATGCATGTAAATGCGATTCGCACCCTACTACATGGCATGGGATATAAATCTATTACGCGACATGGTTTCCGCTCATCATTTCGCGACTGGGCTGGTGAGCGCACACACTACCCACGTGAAATTTGTGAAATGGCACTTGCACATGACGAACGCGATCAAACCGAAGGGGCATACTCCAGATCTGACTATTTAGAAAAGCGCAGAGAACTAATGGAAGATTGGGCGAAATATCTGAGCACAAAAACATTCTAACCCCTAGGAGCAAATACAGTCGCGCCAACATCAAATGACTTAAAAGATAAGAAAACTTCAGTCAGACAACAAGCATTTAGTGACCACAGCACCAAGGCAGAGGCCCTTTGCCTGAAAGGCGGGAAGTGGAGACTTCACGACCTGAGACGAACCGGCGCGGCGACAATAACAGCCTTAGGCTGTCCTACCCGAAGTTGCGAGAGATGCCTAAACCATACAGAGGAAAGTAAAGTCAAAAGAACCTATCAAAGACATAGCTACTCAAAAGAGATACCAGAAGGGATACCAGAAGGGATGAACGCACTAGGTAAACACTTAAAATCACATCAGAGTAAATAAAAACCTCACAATCATGCGCTACTTTTCTTTCAAAAATTTTCTTGCAGACTTGTTCTCGATTAAAAAATCCCAGATAAACTGACGCAAATCCACAGAACTAAAAATATCACCAACACCCAAACTTGAAATTTCACTCAATACATTAGCTGTTATCTTGCGTGCAATCTCATATTGCTGATCATGCTTGCCATATAATTTTTCATTCCCAAGGACCTTCAGAATAACAGACTCCAACTTCTTGATCTCATCTGGGTTAGCATGACCTCTCCTCCTCGCACCCCCACCCTTAATGGCACGAGCTCTCATTTCTGGCGAACCCTTAGCATAAATATGCTCAAGAAAACCTATAAATTTCTCAACACGAAAACACTCTGCTGAAAAACCGTCAGAATTCTCTTCGCACAAACGACGATATGCACTCGCGAGACTGAAACGAACAATCTTTACAAGATCCTTCTCCCGAATGGAACTTCTGCCAGGCTTTTCTGCTTTGGAACACAAGTCATCTAAATATAAAGGATAATTATCAATTCCATCTATTTCCCCCACAGCCGCTTCAATCATTGACTGCATAAACTCTGAATACATTCCAACCCCATCAAAGTATCTAGGGTACATATCCAGCGCGGCTCGCGCGCGATGACAGAGCGCATCAAACCTCTCATAATACTCAACTTGACCTTCCGTAACTTCTTTTAAGGCAATTTTACGCCTTTGGTGATGAATCCAGTCATTCAAAATACTTAACGAATTGCACTCACCAACGTGAAGCTCATCACCATTCAATTTAGCTACTTCGTCCCAAGCCTCTCGTATAGAAACCCACTTAAAACCAGCAGAATCTATGTCGCAACCTGAACACCTCATAAGAAAGTTAACAAGCGTACCCCCCTTAAAAAATATCAAATGAACAGGAACTTTTATAAAGTCGGCGCTAATACAAAAATCTTCCGCCAACCGAGAGCGGACCAACTTGCTTGGTGCACAATCTGAATTATGCTCCCATCTTAAAAACAAACCTTTCGAATAATTTATATCCTTACGCATCAAAACCTCAAAAGAGTCATTAGTAATTAATGCCCCGTAATGACCAGCTTCTGGCACAGCAAGCTTCATTAGCCTATCTCCTCAATTCCCGACCATGCCTAGCACTCACCATAGTCCCATGAGACCAGCTTCTCATGCGGAACAGGCCTCCATCTTCCTTCAGCACCATCTGAGCCCACGCCCAGGGGCGGCCCGCTTTCTTCATAGAAAATAAATAGAGGAAGAGCCAAAAGCCCGCGATAGCTGCGACAGCTGTCGCAGCTATCGCGGGTATTGGACACCTGCCCCTTAGTCAACCGCGCAAGCCACTACCACGCAAGAACATAAAAATCAACACCAATGCTTGCAGCCCCTGTGTCAGGTAAAAAATTCCAGCTAAGTAGAGCAAGTGAAGGCGAAAGGTCATAGGCATAGCATCGCCTTACCAAATCGGAGGCAAAAAAATGACTGAAAAACACGAAGTCGAGGCGAGCACTGCTGAAAGGCATGCAACCTTTCTTCATCAAGCCGAGCGCTACACAAATGTACGCAACTCGATATCCGAGCTACGGACAAAGGAGGCGAACACACATGCAGAGGAAATATCAAAACCCCAAATAATTCGGTTAAGCCAACTCACTGAGATGCTGTCGATCTCACGCTCCTGCGTGTATGACTGGTTAAACCCAAGATCACCGAGGCACGACCCACTCTTTCCGAAACAAATTCGGTTATCCGGACGAAAAAACGGCGGTGCAGTCGGCTGGCGATTGGAATCAATCATGGCATGGCTCGACAGCCGCGGCTAACTATCAAGAAATGGAAAACATGGTGCCTTGAAAAAGCATCACGGAAATGTAACCGAAAAGAGACACTAACATGAACCAAGAAGCCACAAATAAAACAATCCTCTCAGCACTTAATAAATTTCCCCTACTGAAAGAATTTATTGTTGAAGTAGCCGAAACCACACAAGCTCCGCTTGAGCTAGCCCTAGCTTCGGCCCTATCAACAATCTCAATGCTATGCCAGCCATTAATAGATGTAAAACGACCAGGAAATATGATCGGACCAGTTTCACTTTTGATCATTAGCATTGCAAGCTCCGGCGAGAGAAAGTCAACAATCGAGAGTATGTTTCTAGGATATATTAGAACATATGTAAAGAATGCATTAATCACACACCAGAAAGAACTACTCGCCTGGAGTGTTAAATTGGAAGTTTGGGAAGCACGAAAGCGGAAAATCATCA includes:
- a CDS encoding integrase arm-type DNA-binding domain-containing protein, which translates into the protein MGKLNPKQVENLTEPGTYEDGDGLRLVVKQTGRKSWLLRFQLAGRRREMGLGSYPEISLKSARLEASTKRRQLIDGVDPLAARDQEREALREAQRAQEAKQLKFEVLATDYWIAHGGSWSAQWRKGWMRKLELYTFPHIGKLAAEQIDTAYILKVLQPIWTTKTRTADEVRGQIEQILDAAKARGLRDGENPARWRGHLDNLLSRAEKKKARKREHFPAMPWQDVPKLMHQLKANMTAPSLAAQLLIMTAARAHMVRFARWDEFDFEARTWSLPEERMKMRVAFVIPLANQVIDCLRDIPRIEGSPFLFPGQGKSGLMHVNAIRTLLHGMGYKSITRHGFRSSFRDWAGERTHYPREICEMALAHDERDQTEGAYSRSDYLEKRRELMEDWAKYLSTKTF
- a CDS encoding AlpA family phage regulatory protein — its product is MTEKHEVEASTAERHATFLHQAERYTNVRNSISELRTKEANTHAEEISKPQIIRLSQLTEMLSISRSCVYDWLNPRSPRHDPLFPKQIRLSGRKNGGAVGWRLESIMAWLDSRG